One window of the Alligator mississippiensis isolate rAllMis1 chromosome 5, rAllMis1, whole genome shotgun sequence genome contains the following:
- the CHMP2A gene encoding charged multivesicular body protein 2a, whose product MDLLFGRRKTPEEMLRQNQRALNRAMRELDRERQKLETQEKKIIADIKKMAKQGQMDAVKIMAKDLVRTRRYVKKFIMMRANIQAVSLKIQTLKSNNSMAQAMKGVTKAMATMNRQLKLPQIQKIMMEFEKQSEIMDMKEEMMNDAIDDAMGDEEDEEESDAVVSQVLDELGLTLTDELSNLPSTGGSLSIAAGKKAEPSATLADADADLEERLKNLRRD is encoded by the exons ATGGACCTACTGTTTGGGCGTCGGAAGACACCAGAGGAGATGCTGCGTCAGAACCAGCGGGCCCTGAACCGAGCCATGCGGGAGCTGGACCGTGAGCGGCAGAAGCTGGAAACGCAAGAGAAAAAGATCATTGCTGACATCAAGAAGATGGCAAAGCAAGGGCaaatg GATGCAGTGAAGATCATGGCGAAGGACCTGGTGCGGACACGGCGCTACGTCAAGAAGTTCATCATGATGCGGGCCAATATTCAGGCCGTGTCACTCAAGATCCAGACGCTCAAATCTAACAACTCCATGGCCCAAGCCATGAAGGGTGTCACCAAGGCTATGGCCACTATGAACAGACAG CTGAAGTTGCCTCAGATCCAGAAGATCATGATGGAGTTTGAGAAGCAGTCGGAGATTATGGACATGAAGGAGGAGATGATGAATGATGCCATTGACGATGCTATGGGTGATGAGGAAGATGAGGAAGAAAG CGATGCTGTGGTGTCTCAAGTGCTGGATGAGCTGGGACTGACCCTGACAGATGAGCTATCCA ACCTGCCTTCCACTGGAGGATCACTGAGCATTGCAGCTGGGAagaaggcagagccctcagcCACGCTGGCTGATGCAGATGCCGATCTGGAGGAGCGCCTCAAGAACTTACGCCGGGACTGA
- the UBE2M gene encoding NEDD8-conjugating enzyme Ubc12, with translation MIKLFSLKQQKKEEESAGGTKGSSKKASAAQLRIQKDINELNLPKTCEIDFSDQDDLLNFKLVICPDEGFYKGGKFVFSFKVGQGYPHDPPKVKCETMVYHPNIDLEGNVCLNILREDWKPVLTINSIIYGLQYLFLEPNPEDPLNKEAAEVLQNNRRLFEQNVQRSMRGGYIGSTYFERCLK, from the exons ATGATCAAGCTGTTCTCGCTGAAGCagcagaagaaggaggaggagtcgGCCGGAGGCACCAAGGGCAGCAGCAAGAAGGCGTCTGCCGCGCAGCTCCGCATCCAGAAAG ACATTAATGAGCTGAATTTACCGAAAACATGTGAAATAGACTTTTCTGACCAGGATGATCTCCTGAACTTCAAGTTAGTTATCTGCCCTGATGAG GGCTTCTATAAAGGAGGGAAGTTTGTTTTCAGTTTCAAG GTAGGACAAGGTTATCCACATGACCCTCCAAAAGTGAAGTGCGAGACGATGGTGTACCACCCCAACATAGACCTAGAGGGCAATGTCTGCTTAAATATCCTCAG AGAGGACTGGAAGCCTGTACTAACAATAAACTCTATAATTTATGGTCTGCAGTATCTCTTTTTG GAGCCAAATCCTGAGGACCCCCTGAACAAAGAAGCTGCCGAGGTCCTTCAGAACAACAGACGTTTGTTTGAGCAGAATGTCCAGCGCTCCATGAGGGGCGGCTACATTGGCTCCACCTACTTCGAGCGCTGCCTCAAATAG